One Diabrotica virgifera virgifera chromosome 3, PGI_DIABVI_V3a genomic window carries:
- the LOC114342403 gene encoding uncharacterized protein LOC114342403 isoform X1 — MVSTGKRLPYVCNKMSSSDEESSEEFDYKYQNENIVCGETDSTNRGRKPRCLSKNAQMARENRLRKKLYVNKLEKEVMALRNDNKKLNSILKNQSSIIKELKQEKKYLSSVIANSADIKSLIRNIHTSTGMSVSSSLDKNLSLNNVYVPKMPTIDSTDSTEDFPSFDCLLSDSNLNMDIYGDITQQPLHFPDDLFHINSPTLSLEDHTYTAQDVNESDDAGVCLHVSKHRVSLEFCSKCSEKAGKSWSQL; from the exons ATGGTGTCCACTGGAAAACGTTTACCATACGTTTGTAATAAAATGAGTTCTTCAGATGAAGAATCTTCGGAAGAATTCGATTATAAGTATCAAAACGAA AACATTGTATGTGGGGAGACTGATTCAACTAATAGAGGAAGAAAACCCAGATGTTTATCCAAAAATGCACAAATGGCACGAGAAAATCGtttgagaaaaaaattgtacGTTAACAAATTGGAAAAAGAAGTAATGGCGTTAAGAAATGACAACAAAAAGTTAAATTCTATACTAAAAAACCAATCCTCCATAATAAAAGAACTAAAGCAAGAGAAGAAATATCTGAGTAGTGTTATAGCCAATAGCGCTGATATTAAAAGCTTAATCAGGAATATTCACACAAGCACAGGTATGTCTGTATCATCCTCATTGGATAAAAATTTATCACTGAACAATGTTTATGTTCCAAAGATGCCCACTATAGACAGCACAGATAGTACTGAAGATTTTCCCAGTTTTGACTGTTTGTTGAGTGATTCAAATTTAAATATGGACATTTATGGTGACATTACCCAACAACCATTACATTTTCCAGATGATTTGTTCCATATTAATTCACCAACGTTAAGTCTTGAAGATCATACCTATACAGCACAAGACGTCAATGAAAGTGATGATGCAGGAGTATGTTTACATGTTTCAAAACATAGGGTTTCCCTGGAATTTTGTTCAAAATGTAGTGAGAAAGCTGGAAAATCCTGGAGTCAGCTTTAA
- the LOC114342403 gene encoding CREB/ATF bZIP transcription factor isoform X2: MVSTGKRLPYVCNKMSSSDEESSEEFDYKYQNENIVCGETDSTNRGRKPRCLSKNAQMARENRLRKKLYVNKLEKEVMALRNDNKKLNSILKNQSSIIKELKQEKKYLSSVIANSADIKSLIRNIHTSTDDLFHINSPTLSLEDHTYTAQDVNESDDAGVCLHVSKHRVSLEFCSKCSEKAGKSWSQL; encoded by the exons ATGGTGTCCACTGGAAAACGTTTACCATACGTTTGTAATAAAATGAGTTCTTCAGATGAAGAATCTTCGGAAGAATTCGATTATAAGTATCAAAACGAA AACATTGTATGTGGGGAGACTGATTCAACTAATAGAGGAAGAAAACCCAGATGTTTATCCAAAAATGCACAAATGGCACGAGAAAATCGtttgagaaaaaaattgtacGTTAACAAATTGGAAAAAGAAGTAATGGCGTTAAGAAATGACAACAAAAAGTTAAATTCTATACTAAAAAACCAATCCTCCATAATAAAAGAACTAAAGCAAGAGAAGAAATATCTGAGTAGTGTTATAGCCAATAGCGCTGATATTAAAAGCTTAATCAGGAATATTCACACAAGCACAG ATGATTTGTTCCATATTAATTCACCAACGTTAAGTCTTGAAGATCATACCTATACAGCACAAGACGTCAATGAAAGTGATGATGCAGGAGTATGTTTACATGTTTCAAAACATAGGGTTTCCCTGGAATTTTGTTCAAAATGTAGTGAGAAAGCTGGAAAATCCTGGAGTCAGCTTTAA
- the LOC114342403 gene encoding uncharacterized protein LOC114342403 isoform X3, which yields MVSTGKRLPYVCNKMSSSDEESSEEFDYKYQNENIVCGETDSTNRGRKPRCLSKNAQMARENRLRKKLYVNKLEKEVMALRNDNKKLNSILKNQSSIIKELKQEKKYLSSVIANSADIKSLIRNIHTSTDAHYRQHR from the exons ATGGTGTCCACTGGAAAACGTTTACCATACGTTTGTAATAAAATGAGTTCTTCAGATGAAGAATCTTCGGAAGAATTCGATTATAAGTATCAAAACGAA AACATTGTATGTGGGGAGACTGATTCAACTAATAGAGGAAGAAAACCCAGATGTTTATCCAAAAATGCACAAATGGCACGAGAAAATCGtttgagaaaaaaattgtacGTTAACAAATTGGAAAAAGAAGTAATGGCGTTAAGAAATGACAACAAAAAGTTAAATTCTATACTAAAAAACCAATCCTCCATAATAAAAGAACTAAAGCAAGAGAAGAAATATCTGAGTAGTGTTATAGCCAATAGCGCTGATATTAAAAGCTTAATCAGGAATATTCACACAAGCACAG ATGCCCACTATAGACAGCACAGATAG